In the Topomyia yanbarensis strain Yona2022 chromosome 3, ASM3024719v1, whole genome shotgun sequence genome, one interval contains:
- the LOC131693419 gene encoding NADH dehydrogenase [ubiquinone] 1 alpha subcomplex subunit 6-like encodes MPLKEALQQSIHQVRPMLSADHQEARRKVISLYKSWYRQIPLVMHEYDIPKSFEQCRSKLREKFLKHQAVSDVRVIDMLVVKGQMELKEVTARWKLKGHVMRYWNESQEPKPTDFLSKFYQGHD; translated from the coding sequence ATGCCGCTCAAGGAGGCTCTCCAGCAATCTATTCATCAAGTTCGGCCGATGCTGTCCGCTGATCACCAGGAGGCCCGCCGCAAAGTCATCAGCCTGTACAAATCGTGGTATCGGCAGATTCCGCTGGTGATGCACGAGTACGATATACCCAAGTCCTTCGAACAGTGTCGATCAAAATTGCGTGAAAAGTTTCTCAAACACCAAGCTGTCAGCGATGTAAGAGTGATCGATATGCTAGTTGTGAAGGGTCAAATGGAACTGAAAGAGGTAACTGCCAGATGGAAGCTGAAAGGTCACGTCATGAGGTATTGGAACGAGTCGCAGGAGCCGAAACCGACggattttctttcaaaattctacCAAGGGCACGACTGA